The proteins below are encoded in one region of Heliomicrobium gestii:
- the lysS gene encoding lysine--tRNA ligase yields the protein MEKSMEMEKNELIKVRLEKLDDLREKGVNPFGDRFDATHHAEVIKNDFDAYENQTVRLAGRMMARRHQGKAGFANLQDITGQIQIYVRRDDVGLDVFELFAKADIGDIYGVEGHVFKTRMGEISIWVKQFVLLTKSLRPLPEKFHGLKDVELRYRQRYVDLIMNPEVKRTFVLRSKIIRAVREFLDERSYLEVETPVLHPIAGGATARPFITHHNALDMKLYMRIALELHLKRLIVGGFERVYELGRIFRNEGISTRHNPEFTMIEIYQAYADFKDMMELTENLVAAVAQKVLGTTKITYQGEEIDLTPPWPRLNMLDAIRQYAGVDFYTIADDEAAREAAKSIGVPVNATDSRGDVINTVFEEKVEEHLVQPHFIFGHPVEVSPLAKRNAEKPQFTDRFEVFITRRELGNAFSELNDPIDQRERFVRQLALREAGDEEAHMMDEDFLNALEYGMPPTGGLGIGIDRLVMLLTDSPSIRDVILFPTMRHREDI from the coding sequence ATGGAAAAAAGTATGGAAATGGAAAAGAACGAACTGATCAAAGTCCGCTTGGAGAAACTGGACGATCTGCGGGAAAAAGGCGTCAATCCCTTCGGTGATCGCTTTGACGCGACTCATCACGCCGAAGTCATTAAAAATGATTTCGATGCCTACGAAAATCAGACGGTGCGCCTGGCCGGACGGATGATGGCGCGGCGCCACCAGGGCAAGGCCGGTTTCGCCAACCTGCAAGACATCACCGGACAGATCCAGATCTATGTGCGCCGCGACGATGTGGGGCTGGACGTCTTTGAACTCTTTGCCAAGGCCGATATCGGCGATATCTACGGTGTCGAGGGTCATGTCTTTAAGACGCGTATGGGCGAGATCTCGATCTGGGTGAAGCAGTTTGTGCTGCTGACCAAATCCCTGCGTCCCCTGCCCGAGAAGTTTCACGGTCTGAAGGATGTGGAACTGCGCTATCGCCAGCGCTATGTGGACCTGATCATGAATCCCGAAGTGAAGCGGACCTTTGTCCTGCGCAGCAAGATCATCCGCGCCGTCCGCGAGTTCCTCGACGAGCGGAGCTATCTGGAAGTGGAGACGCCGGTGCTTCATCCCATCGCCGGCGGCGCGACGGCCCGTCCCTTTATCACCCACCACAACGCTTTGGACATGAAGCTGTACATGCGCATCGCGCTGGAGTTGCATCTGAAGCGGCTGATCGTGGGCGGCTTTGAGCGTGTCTATGAGTTGGGTCGCATCTTCCGCAACGAAGGGATCTCGACGCGCCACAACCCCGAGTTCACCATGATCGAGATCTACCAGGCCTACGCTGATTTTAAAGATATGATGGAACTGACGGAAAATCTGGTTGCCGCCGTCGCCCAAAAGGTGCTGGGGACGACCAAGATCACCTACCAGGGCGAAGAGATCGATCTGACGCCCCCCTGGCCGCGCCTGAATATGCTCGACGCCATCCGGCAGTACGCCGGTGTCGACTTCTATACCATTGCCGATGACGAGGCGGCCCGGGAAGCGGCGAAAAGCATCGGTGTTCCTGTCAACGCCACCGACAGCCGCGGCGATGTGATCAACACCGTCTTCGAGGAAAAAGTGGAGGAGCATTTGGTCCAGCCTCACTTTATCTTCGGCCATCCTGTCGAGGTGTCGCCGCTGGCCAAGCGCAACGCCGAGAAGCCTCAGTTTACGGATCGCTTCGAGGTCTTCATCACCCGCCGGGAATTGGGCAACGCCTTCTCGGAATTGAACGATCCCATCGACCAGCGGGAACGTTTCGTCCGTCAATTGGCCCTGCGTGAGGCCGGCGATGAAGAGGCCCACATGATGGATGAGGATTTCCTCAACGCCTTGGAGTATGGCATGCCCCCGACAGGCGGCTTGGGCATCGGCATTGACCGTCTGGTCATGCTGCTCACCGATTCGCCCTCCATCCGGGATGTCATCCTCTTCCCGACCATGCGGCACCGGGAGGACATCTAA
- the greA gene encoding transcription elongation factor GreA — MEEKQVMLTAEGLKKLEEELEFLKSQKRGQVAERIKQAIDYGDISENSEYEDAKNEQAFVEGRIITLEKMLRNAKLIEGGESETNVVTIGARVLLKDLEDDSEFEYTIVGSAEADPSQLRISNVSPVGKALLGQPKGSVVEVQVPMGKIKYEIVDINKKG; from the coding sequence ATGGAAGAAAAACAAGTGATGTTGACGGCGGAAGGACTAAAGAAACTGGAAGAGGAGCTGGAGTTCCTCAAATCGCAAAAACGGGGGCAGGTGGCCGAACGGATCAAGCAGGCCATCGATTACGGCGATATCAGCGAGAACTCCGAGTATGAAGACGCCAAAAACGAACAGGCTTTCGTCGAAGGCCGCATCATCACCCTCGAGAAGATGCTGCGCAACGCGAAACTGATCGAAGGCGGAGAAAGCGAGACCAATGTCGTTACCATCGGCGCCAGGGTGCTTCTGAAGGATCTTGAGGACGACTCCGAATTCGAATACACCATCGTTGGTTCGGCGGAAGCCGACCCCAGCCAGTTGAGAATCTCCAACGTTTCCCCGGTGGGCAAGGCATTGCTCGGCCAGCCCAAAGGCTCGGTCGTCGAAGTGCAGGTGCCCATGGGGAAAATCAAGTACGAGATTGTGGACATCAACAAGAAGGGGTAG
- a CDS encoding shikimate dehydrogenase translates to MKRFAFIIHPLTVADIARKFPWIRWLPEGLVEGVFRWAPPVRTARFAGIRSDYGQVEGLFVACPLTTRQMLSLPEEIVLPKVEAACRKAIAQGAQLIGLGAYTSIVGDAGLTLARRLPVPVTTGNSYTVATALEATRIAAAQLGHSLNRAAIAVVGATGSIGAVCSRLLAREAGDLTLVARQSDRLDRLAYRILHETGLSVRVMTDVAAALRRADIVVAVSSAAGAIIEPEYLKAGSLVCDVARPRDVSRRVSKERPDVLLIEGGVVKVPGDVDFGFNFGFPPGLAYACMAETMILALEGRRECFSLGRELFIDKVEEITRLARKHGFALAGLRSFDRPLRELDVERVRKSLFCPPRTALGSQELNVDNILQPGYNTKLKMVE, encoded by the coding sequence ATGAAACGATTTGCCTTCATCATTCATCCCCTTACCGTTGCGGACATAGCCCGTAAGTTTCCCTGGATTCGTTGGCTGCCCGAGGGCCTGGTGGAAGGGGTTTTTCGCTGGGCGCCGCCGGTTCGGACGGCGCGCTTTGCCGGCATCCGCTCCGACTATGGACAGGTCGAGGGCTTGTTTGTCGCCTGTCCGCTGACGACGCGGCAGATGCTGTCGCTGCCCGAGGAGATTGTCCTGCCCAAGGTCGAGGCGGCCTGTCGCAAGGCGATCGCGCAGGGGGCGCAACTCATCGGACTCGGCGCCTACACCTCTATCGTCGGTGATGCCGGTTTGACCTTGGCGCGCCGTCTGCCCGTCCCGGTGACGACGGGAAACTCCTATACGGTGGCGACGGCCCTTGAGGCGACGCGCATCGCCGCCGCACAACTCGGCCACAGCCTCAACCGCGCCGCCATCGCCGTCGTCGGCGCCACCGGTTCCATCGGCGCCGTGTGCTCGCGGCTGCTCGCCCGGGAAGCCGGCGATCTTACGCTGGTGGCGCGCCAGTCCGATCGGCTCGACAGGCTCGCCTACCGCATCCTCCATGAGACGGGCCTCTCTGTCCGGGTGATGACCGACGTTGCCGCGGCGTTGCGCCGGGCCGACATCGTCGTGGCCGTGTCGAGCGCCGCGGGGGCGATCATCGAGCCGGAATACTTAAAAGCGGGGTCTCTCGTCTGCGACGTGGCCCGGCCTCGTGACGTATCCCGCCGCGTGTCCAAGGAGCGACCCGATGTGCTGCTCATCGAAGGGGGCGTCGTCAAGGTGCCCGGCGATGTGGACTTTGGGTTCAACTTTGGCTTTCCGCCCGGCCTGGCCTATGCCTGCATGGCCGAGACGATGATCCTGGCCCTCGAAGGGCGACGCGAATGTTTTTCCCTCGGACGGGAACTCTTTATCGACAAGGTGGAGGAAATTACGCGGCTGGCGCGCAAGCATGGCTTTGCCCTGGCCGGTTTGCGCAGTTTTGATCGTCCCTTGCGCGAACTGGATGTGGAGCGGGTTCGCAAAAGCCTGTTCTGTCCGCCGCGAACGGCCCTGGGAAGTCAAGAACTTAATGTTGACAATATTTTGCAACCCGGATATAATACGAAACTAAAGATGGTGGAGTAA
- a CDS encoding quinate 5-dehydrogenase — translation MKRVVSISLGSSKRDHRAEVEILGKRIQLERRGMDGDFSRAFNAIRALDGQVDAIGLGGIDLYLRAGSRRYTLRDGRRLAEAARRSPVVDGSHLKDNWEQQVVETLAADGLIRPGQRVLLVCAVDRYGLAEALVRQGCQVTFGDLMFGCGLPVPLRSLQALNQFSRVIIPVISQLPFQWIYPTGSRQEQMNPRFPHVFREAEVVAGDFHFIRRYMPADMRGKIVLTNTVTAADVQLLRERGVDTLITTTPELGGRSFGTNVMEGLLVALAERKPEAITPEEYRHWLARIGFQPRVEQVSSRRATAGGRHETICLHHSSPYRCGHSP, via the coding sequence TTGAAACGTGTCGTCAGCATCTCCCTGGGATCGTCCAAGCGGGATCACCGGGCTGAGGTGGAGATCCTCGGAAAAAGAATACAATTGGAACGCCGCGGCATGGACGGTGACTTCAGCCGGGCGTTCAACGCGATACGCGCCTTGGATGGGCAGGTGGATGCCATCGGTTTGGGCGGCATCGACCTCTATCTGCGTGCCGGTAGCCGCCGGTACACCCTGCGTGACGGCCGGCGTTTGGCCGAGGCGGCCCGGCGGAGTCCTGTTGTCGATGGTAGCCACTTGAAGGACAACTGGGAGCAGCAGGTGGTGGAGACGCTGGCCGCCGATGGCCTGATTCGCCCAGGGCAGCGGGTCTTGCTCGTCTGCGCCGTCGACCGCTATGGGCTGGCCGAGGCGCTGGTGCGCCAGGGCTGCCAGGTCACCTTCGGCGATTTGATGTTTGGCTGCGGACTTCCTGTGCCGCTGCGCAGCTTGCAGGCATTAAATCAGTTTTCCCGCGTAATCATTCCAGTGATCAGCCAATTGCCTTTTCAGTGGATCTACCCGACCGGCAGTCGGCAGGAGCAGATGAACCCCCGGTTTCCTCACGTGTTCCGGGAGGCGGAGGTTGTCGCCGGGGATTTTCATTTCATTCGCCGGTATATGCCGGCGGATATGCGGGGCAAAATCGTTCTGACCAACACCGTCACCGCCGCCGATGTGCAACTGCTCCGGGAACGCGGCGTTGACACGCTGATCACGACGACGCCCGAACTGGGCGGCCGTTCCTTCGGGACGAACGTCATGGAAGGGTTGTTGGTCGCTCTGGCGGAGCGAAAGCCCGAGGCGATCACCCCGGAGGAGTACCGCCATTGGTTGGCGCGAATCGGTTTTCAGCCTCGTGTGGAACAGGTGTCTTCCCGGCGAGCGACCGCAGGAGGTCGGCATGAAACGATTTGCCTTCATCATTCATCCCCTTACCGTTGCGGACATAGCCCGTAA
- a CDS encoding flavodoxin domain-containing protein encodes MSTVICYLSKRGTTEYCAKRLADLIDDSVELVDIRKNPVGPDWSAFDTVILGVPVYGGDIEREYKQFVRENWRYILAKRLALFICGMLEEKSEAEIKRAYPDQLLKRAILAENFGGRVFMDKLGFIERTAFKMVTKIKEDYSNLSEEKIAAFAERVNAARLAAETSDSASGGATERDNRSGDEDASDRETSSREAQ; translated from the coding sequence GTGAGCACGGTAATCTGTTACCTGAGCAAACGGGGCACCACAGAATACTGCGCAAAACGCTTGGCCGACCTGATCGACGACTCGGTCGAGCTCGTCGATATTCGCAAAAATCCGGTCGGCCCGGACTGGAGCGCCTTTGATACGGTCATCCTCGGGGTGCCCGTCTACGGCGGCGACATCGAGCGCGAGTACAAACAGTTCGTCCGCGAGAACTGGCGCTACATCCTGGCCAAGCGGTTGGCCCTCTTCATCTGCGGCATGTTGGAAGAGAAGAGCGAAGCGGAGATCAAACGGGCCTATCCCGACCAACTGTTGAAACGGGCGATCCTGGCCGAGAACTTCGGCGGCCGCGTCTTCATGGACAAACTGGGCTTCATCGAGCGGACCGCCTTCAAGATGGTCACCAAGATCAAAGAAGACTACTCCAACCTGTCTGAGGAGAAGATCGCCGCCTTCGCCGAAAGGGTCAACGCCGCCCGGCTGGCCGCAGAGACGAGCGACAGCGCCAGCGGCGGCGCCACCGAAAGGGACAACCGTTCCGGCGACGAGGACGCCAGCGACCGGGAGACCTCCAGCCGGGAAGCCCAGTAG
- a CDS encoding bile acid:sodium symporter family protein, with amino-acid sequence MFSQWVIACNRFLERAMFLLIPGALLFGYIFWTSLQDQKVWVYWLFGYMTFLGALNCSWGQFRALFREPVLFLTSLLLAHGLIPAAAFGLGLLFFPSDTQTVIGLVIGSTIPVAITASVWTNITKGNNSFALALVVLDTLLSPLILPLFAQVILHVSGHLPVERLVEDMLIMVVLPSMLGLLLHPYRFWDPQGALQAGLSALSKLGLFLVVAINVAIMHDYLVLGWANALPILASLFLLNSIAYLLGYSAGRFLGRPQEDVIALTYSSGMRNIALGVVFSTGYFDLRVSIPIVFMTLLQQPMATVVNRFFQRGMRKKAEARA; translated from the coding sequence ATGTTCAGCCAATGGGTGATCGCCTGTAATCGTTTTTTGGAGCGGGCCATGTTTCTCTTGATTCCGGGGGCCTTGCTCTTCGGCTATATTTTTTGGACAAGCCTTCAGGATCAGAAGGTGTGGGTCTACTGGCTTTTCGGGTACATGACTTTTCTGGGCGCCCTCAATTGCTCCTGGGGACAGTTCCGGGCGCTTTTTCGCGAGCCTGTGCTCTTTTTGACCTCCCTGCTGCTGGCCCACGGCCTGATCCCGGCGGCGGCCTTTGGGCTGGGGTTGCTCTTTTTCCCGAGCGACACCCAGACGGTGATCGGCCTGGTCATCGGGTCCACCATCCCCGTGGCGATCACAGCCTCTGTGTGGACAAACATCACCAAAGGCAACAACTCCTTCGCCCTGGCGCTGGTTGTGCTGGATACCCTGCTGAGCCCCCTCATCCTGCCCCTCTTCGCCCAGGTGATCCTGCATGTCTCCGGCCACCTGCCTGTGGAGCGGCTCGTCGAAGACATGTTGATCATGGTGGTGCTGCCGTCCATGCTCGGTCTCCTGCTGCATCCCTACCGCTTCTGGGACCCTCAAGGGGCCTTGCAAGCGGGGTTGAGCGCCCTCTCCAAACTGGGCCTGTTCCTGGTTGTGGCCATCAATGTGGCCATCATGCACGACTATCTCGTTCTCGGCTGGGCCAATGCGCTCCCCATTCTGGCGAGCCTGTTTTTGCTCAACAGCATCGCCTATCTGTTGGGCTACAGCGCCGGACGCTTTCTGGGACGGCCCCAGGAGGATGTTATCGCCCTCACCTATTCGAGCGGCATGCGCAACATTGCCCTGGGTGTCGTTTTTTCGACCGGGTACTTTGATTTGCGCGTTTCGATTCCGATCGTCTTTATGACCTTGCTCCAGCAGCCGATGGCCACGGTCGTCAACCGCTTTTTTCAAAGAGGAATGCGGAAAAAGGCGGAAGCGCGGGCATAG
- a CDS encoding alpha/beta fold hydrolase, which translates to MPVQQLNGTTIYYEVHGQGDPIVFIPGIAVSHGMWAPQVETFARTNRVILYDVRGTGRSGSMAWSTRLADHARDLASLLRFLQIDRAVICGVSFGGVIAQRFALDFPYSCRALVLVDTFSELDPRDGEEAALILMTWLASPLFLLPKGWLMPMVLNMYQSWPFAQQHLRGEVPKIRGLDAVKTRWMIRGVKLTGELGRIQCPCLGIVGAESELAIRLMERVIGAIAGATLEQVPHAFDPTSLTGREDFDRRLSRFLLSLVEAEKGGGSFGTACDDLVGPTIRFRPRQTRRRAR; encoded by the coding sequence ATGCCCGTCCAGCAATTGAACGGCACGACGATCTATTATGAAGTCCATGGGCAGGGCGATCCGATCGTCTTCATTCCCGGCATCGCCGTCAGCCACGGCATGTGGGCGCCCCAGGTGGAGACCTTTGCCCGGACGAACCGGGTGATTCTTTACGATGTGCGGGGGACAGGGCGTTCCGGTTCCATGGCCTGGTCCACCCGTCTCGCCGATCACGCCCGCGATCTGGCCTCGTTGTTGCGGTTTTTGCAGATCGATCGCGCCGTCATCTGCGGCGTCTCTTTCGGCGGCGTCATCGCCCAGCGCTTCGCCCTTGATTTTCCTTATAGTTGCCGCGCTTTGGTCCTCGTGGACACCTTCAGCGAACTCGATCCCCGCGACGGCGAGGAAGCCGCCCTGATCCTGATGACATGGCTGGCGTCGCCGCTGTTTTTGTTGCCCAAAGGGTGGTTGATGCCGATGGTCTTGAACATGTACCAATCGTGGCCCTTCGCCCAGCAGCACCTGCGCGGCGAAGTCCCCAAGATCCGCGGCCTTGACGCCGTCAAGACGCGCTGGATGATCCGGGGGGTGAAGCTGACGGGCGAACTCGGACGGATCCAATGCCCCTGCCTGGGCATCGTCGGCGCTGAATCGGAGTTGGCGATCCGGTTGATGGAACGGGTCATCGGCGCCATCGCCGGCGCCACGCTGGAGCAGGTGCCCCATGCCTTCGACCCCACTTCGTTGACGGGACGGGAAGACTTTGACCGGCGCCTGAGCCGGTTTTTGTTGTCGCTCGTTGAGGCGGAAAAAGGGGGAGGATCCTTCGGAACCGCCTGCGACGACCTTGTCGGTCCGACGATTCGTTTTCGTCCGCGACAGACCCGCCGTCGTGCCCGTTAA
- a CDS encoding nitrogenase component 1, whose product MEPIKSIKLATQSPCPAFGALRILTRLEGFLPILLGNHGCYYGLNFLSHFYAARKSIYAPLLYSLDFTDKNLHHKLLDAIKEIIKEEKPEFIPVINLCVATTVGIDIDEMARQIPEIIPLRVTGFGTRSHAEAKDVAMEGIFKKLREFGDHKLKEPKAVASIGEVFPADTIALENLLEKLGLKLRAHVPSKDINDFRKALNVSTMACLHPFYTRTMRQFGEVNIPHISGAPVGAEMTYSWIKAIAESAGADLRLAEQVAREERDAVQKVLDGPLNLKGVRIAVAGYEGIEFLVARILAEAGADVPYVSTSIGKSALCEADVAWFQARGTEVKFRKSAADDLVAVKKYKPDIALAATDVAGMGKELGSASVYFTNLIAARPLFLATGAENILGLMHHLLKARPSINRVRSFFQDVEMPRSIAIPEVQEHLGDAFACGWDTPLCGGCAAGEAATTCDSREAK is encoded by the coding sequence ATGGAACCGATCAAGTCCATCAAGCTGGCGACCCAAAGCCCGTGTCCCGCCTTCGGCGCGCTGCGCATCTTGACAAGGCTGGAAGGTTTTCTCCCCATTCTGCTGGGAAACCACGGGTGCTACTACGGACTCAACTTCCTATCGCACTTCTATGCGGCGCGTAAATCGATCTACGCCCCGTTGCTCTACTCCCTCGACTTCACCGACAAAAACCTCCACCACAAACTGCTCGACGCGATCAAGGAGATTATTAAGGAAGAGAAACCGGAGTTCATCCCGGTGATCAACCTCTGCGTCGCCACCACCGTCGGCATCGACATCGACGAGATGGCCCGGCAGATCCCCGAGATCATCCCCCTGCGCGTGACCGGCTTCGGCACCCGCAGCCACGCCGAGGCCAAAGACGTAGCCATGGAAGGCATCTTCAAAAAATTGCGTGAGTTCGGCGATCACAAGCTGAAAGAGCCGAAGGCTGTCGCCTCCATCGGCGAGGTCTTCCCGGCTGACACGATCGCCCTGGAAAACCTCCTGGAGAAACTGGGCCTCAAGCTGCGCGCCCATGTCCCCTCCAAGGACATCAACGACTTCCGCAAAGCCCTCAACGTGTCGACGATGGCCTGCCTGCACCCCTTCTACACGCGGACGATGCGCCAGTTCGGCGAGGTGAACATCCCCCACATCTCCGGCGCCCCCGTCGGGGCCGAGATGACCTACAGCTGGATCAAAGCGATCGCCGAGTCGGCCGGCGCCGATCTGCGCCTGGCCGAACAGGTGGCCCGGGAGGAGCGCGACGCCGTCCAAAAGGTCCTCGACGGCCCGCTGAACCTAAAAGGCGTCCGCATCGCCGTCGCCGGTTATGAGGGCATCGAATTCCTGGTGGCCCGCATCCTCGCCGAAGCCGGCGCCGATGTGCCCTATGTGTCCACGTCGATCGGCAAATCAGCCCTCTGTGAAGCCGACGTGGCCTGGTTCCAAGCCCGCGGCACCGAAGTGAAGTTCCGCAAATCGGCCGCCGACGACCTGGTGGCCGTGAAAAAATACAAGCCCGACATCGCCCTGGCCGCCACCGACGTGGCCGGCATGGGCAAGGAACTGGGCAGCGCCTCTGTCTACTTCACCAACCTGATCGCCGCCCGGCCGCTCTTCCTGGCCACGGGCGCCGAAAACATCCTCGGCTTGATGCACCACCTCCTGAAGGCTCGCCCCTCCATCAACCGGGTGCGCTCCTTCTTCCAAGATGTCGAAATGCCTCGTTCCATCGCCATTCCCGAGGTGCAGGAACACCTGGGCGACGCCTTTGCCTGCGGCTGGGACACCCCGCTCTGCGGCGGCTGCGCCGCCGGCGAAGCGGCAACGACATGCGACAGCAGGGAGGCGAAGTAA
- a CDS encoding nitrogenase component 1, producing the protein MQMMRDVDLTNGYWGALYVLAPMRGDFCVIVDGPIGCHYVPIDSALNYTDAIPYLQNVYATHILEGDVALDGTLHKLRKLCGELIDRYENIFILSCAESEIISSEGSMLEAEIDGRRIWYIHTRSLDADDLTARDDIMLYLYEHVAPKLPRLPKKRSAKPLVNILGPTYGNFNHYADFAEIKRLIEGIGAEVNVAFPFDCELGDITRLDDADANVLLYQEFGQKLGKQLGKPLFFGPIGLQATTEFLLGLGDALGLRAEAEAFIAQEKRTTLQGFWDVWRSPHQDIFRTNTFGVYAHKTYAEGLTAFLRDELGFEACACGVKTDRYRSKNAMDIEAALLENPPTLFFGSINEKIYITEHILPTRFIAAATPMPVVCRSTGTPFMGYSGVVYLTQLVSNELFDILYSHIHIEYAPEKEKRRRGRDADRKQWEEQLKGSIVIREVRWPEETVAHLEKVMKKVPFFVRVSASKTLRVESEKLAKEQFRDYVTTDDVDQVYNRFKR; encoded by the coding sequence ATGCAGATGATGCGCGACGTAGATTTGACGAACGGCTACTGGGGCGCCCTCTATGTGCTGGCGCCGATGCGGGGCGATTTCTGCGTGATCGTCGACGGCCCCATCGGCTGCCACTATGTGCCCATCGACTCGGCCCTCAACTACACCGACGCGATCCCCTACTTGCAAAACGTCTATGCCACCCACATCCTCGAAGGCGATGTGGCCCTGGACGGCACCTTACATAAACTGCGCAAACTCTGCGGCGAACTGATCGACCGCTATGAAAACATCTTCATCCTCTCCTGCGCCGAGAGCGAGATCATCTCCAGCGAAGGCTCCATGCTGGAGGCCGAGATCGACGGCCGCCGCATCTGGTACATCCACACGCGCTCTCTCGATGCGGATGACCTGACGGCCCGCGACGACATCATGCTCTACCTCTACGAGCATGTGGCCCCCAAACTGCCTCGCCTGCCGAAGAAGCGGTCGGCGAAACCCCTCGTCAACATCCTCGGCCCCACCTACGGCAACTTCAACCACTACGCCGACTTCGCCGAGATCAAGCGGCTCATCGAAGGCATCGGCGCCGAGGTGAACGTGGCCTTCCCCTTTGACTGCGAACTGGGCGATATCACCCGCCTGGACGACGCCGACGCCAACGTCCTCCTCTACCAGGAGTTTGGCCAGAAGCTCGGCAAGCAGCTGGGCAAGCCCCTCTTCTTCGGCCCCATCGGTCTCCAGGCGACGACGGAGTTTCTCCTCGGCCTCGGCGACGCCCTCGGCCTGCGCGCCGAAGCGGAAGCCTTCATCGCCCAGGAAAAGCGCACCACCTTGCAGGGCTTCTGGGATGTGTGGCGCTCGCCCCACCAGGACATCTTCCGGACGAACACCTTTGGCGTCTACGCCCACAAGACCTACGCCGAGGGCTTGACCGCCTTCTTGCGCGATGAACTGGGCTTCGAGGCCTGCGCCTGCGGCGTCAAGACGGACCGCTATCGCTCGAAAAACGCCATGGACATCGAAGCGGCCCTCCTGGAAAACCCGCCGACCCTCTTTTTCGGCAGCATCAACGAGAAGATCTACATCACCGAACACATCCTGCCGACGCGCTTCATCGCGGCGGCGACACCGATGCCGGTCGTCTGCCGCTCCACCGGCACGCCCTTCATGGGCTACAGCGGCGTCGTTTACCTGACCCAGCTCGTCAGCAACGAGCTCTTCGACATCCTCTACAGCCACATCCACATCGAATACGCGCCGGAAAAAGAGAAGCGCCGCCGGGGGCGCGACGCCGATCGCAAACAGTGGGAAGAACAGTTGAAAGGTTCCATCGTCATCCGCGAGGTTCGCTGGCCCGAGGAGACGGTGGCCCATTTGGAAAAAGTCATGAAAAAAGTGCCCTTCTTCGTCCGCGTCAGCGCCTCCAAGACGCTGCGGGTGGAGAGCGAGAAACTGGCCAAGGAGCAGTTCCGCGACTACGTCACCACCGATGACGTGGATCAGGTGTACAACCGGTTCAAACGATAG
- a CDS encoding DUF2499 domain-containing protein, translating to MFGFGFLSLPTWVVHIASLVEWAVAIVFVYRLGQRLHQVWIQRLPWVMIPYMLSGFCAIWYHLTYDTQTWLSDAQSYLTFIGSTSFGVWAFFFLRSLQTFRISSLSTRSASSPLSSLSTRSGGAGNAGNQEGEVSEHV from the coding sequence TTGTTCGGTTTCGGCTTTCTCTCCCTGCCCACCTGGGTTGTCCACATCGCCAGCCTTGTCGAATGGGCGGTGGCGATCGTCTTCGTCTACCGACTGGGCCAGCGCCTCCATCAGGTCTGGATCCAGCGGCTGCCCTGGGTGATGATTCCCTATATGTTGAGCGGCTTTTGCGCCATCTGGTATCACCTGACCTATGACACGCAAACGTGGCTGAGCGACGCCCAAAGCTACCTGACCTTTATCGGCAGCACCAGCTTTGGCGTCTGGGCCTTCTTCTTCCTGCGGTCATTGCAGACCTTTCGCATCTCGTCGCTGTCCACCCGGTCGGCGTCGTCGCCCCTTTCGTCGCTGTCGACGCGCTCGGGCGGGGCAGGCAACGCCGGCAACCAGGAAGGCGAGGTGAGCGAACATGTCTAG
- a CDS encoding DUF3593 domain-containing protein: protein MSSTAEMLMTLSIFPYLYFLYVLNRVRKERPELVHPLTYYGFLFMLAFIFVTAGIGYYAVFILGAPTLGHVDYLHGLSESGLTITNGLVLAGLKRHLKQLDATGVGRGK from the coding sequence ATGTCTAGCACGGCAGAAATGCTGATGACCCTCTCCATCTTCCCCTACCTCTACTTCCTGTACGTGCTGAACCGGGTGCGCAAAGAACGGCCCGAACTGGTCCATCCGCTCACCTACTATGGCTTCCTGTTCATGCTCGCCTTCATCTTTGTCACAGCCGGCATCGGCTATTATGCCGTCTTTATCCTCGGCGCTCCCACCCTGGGCCATGTGGACTACCTGCACGGTCTCTCCGAATCGGGATTGACCATCACCAACGGCCTCGTCCTGGCAGGACTCAAGCGTCACCTGAAACAGCTTGACGCCACGGGTGTCGGAAGAGGAAAATAA